One part of the Saprospiraceae bacterium genome encodes these proteins:
- a CDS encoding carboxypeptidase-like regulatory domain-containing protein, translating into MKYTLTFLFYLFISNSLMVAQIKGKVTDSDGNPIPYTAVYIKNSTKGTSTNLDGDYELNLNPGLNTLVFHYLGYQIQEIQVDFKNEPIVLNLVLYVSVYSLGEVVVSSDQEDPAYEIIRKAISKRNYFLKLNENHTCNAYTKGLIKITDAPKKILGQEIGTMDNNLDTNRQGIIYLSETVSRLHFQKPDYTHEEMVSSIISGRDNGFSFNRATSANFNLYENITSFGKGIVSPIADYAFEYYTFKLLSIDTSNIEAKLLYKIEVRPKIRSLAAWSGILSIHDETWSIQSFNLQISGSQIQQPLFDTIYLSQLFIPVSTTSQNLLQNQVFGFKANLLGIKFEGKFVVVFSDYNFANIHELENEKIILQIAKGANEKTKQYWDSIRPIPLTKDEIKDYTLKDSIKLIRESKSYKDSIDHRNNKFNFSDLFLGYSYQKTMDRSIFSINSPIELYHFNPIQGWAIGSVLKFSKYLIDANDYNRFFSEMKLDYGFAEQKFRPSLLLQYQFNTRSKSFIQLAGGLALSEFNNFESSKLFEELSNLLIKKNYLKYYEKQFYSIAYGRYLNFDWRWKSNIEYSYRSEVVNHSNYSWRKKSLTYQANNQADYFTDSLHISKPQHIQLTNSIAWNPGTRVEISPNQINLLESDNPRFFMTYAIGSYLAKKEFYHKFEFSVSDNFRLSKWGELNAFVKVNKIFHKHTLDSPDFIFQHENGLFLYNKPNRLDFFIALYPYAYSTDRQSASWFLEYDMQGFILDRIPLINRLGLKELVRYASVMIPNSNPYSELSLGFGNIGYKLFRVLRLDWVHSFYGSSYGGSYLKLGLLTNVGIGN; encoded by the coding sequence ATGAAATATACCTTAACGTTTTTATTTTATTTGTTTATTTCCAATTCTTTAATGGTAGCTCAAATAAAGGGTAAGGTAACAGATTCAGATGGGAATCCTATACCCTATACGGCTGTTTACATTAAAAATTCAACCAAAGGCACAAGTACAAATTTAGATGGAGATTATGAATTAAATTTAAATCCTGGATTAAATACTTTGGTGTTTCACTATTTAGGCTATCAAATTCAGGAAATCCAGGTAGACTTTAAAAATGAACCCATTGTTCTGAATTTAGTATTATATGTATCTGTTTATTCTCTCGGCGAAGTTGTCGTATCCTCTGATCAGGAAGACCCTGCCTATGAAATTATTCGAAAAGCGATCAGTAAAAGAAATTATTTTTTAAAGTTGAATGAAAATCATACATGCAATGCATACACAAAGGGCCTTATCAAAATTACAGATGCACCCAAAAAGATTTTAGGGCAAGAAATAGGCACGATGGATAATAATCTGGATACGAACAGGCAAGGTATTATATATCTTTCTGAAACGGTCTCCCGATTGCATTTTCAGAAACCTGATTATACCCATGAAGAAATGGTTTCATCGATTATTTCAGGTCGGGATAATGGTTTTTCATTTAATCGGGCTACTTCGGCAAATTTTAATCTTTATGAAAATATAACTTCATTCGGAAAAGGCATTGTTTCTCCAATAGCAGATTATGCGTTTGAATATTATACCTTTAAATTACTGAGTATTGACACATCAAACATAGAAGCAAAGCTTTTGTATAAAATTGAAGTTCGACCTAAAATAAGAAGTCTAGCTGCGTGGTCTGGAATCCTCTCAATTCATGATGAAACCTGGAGTATTCAATCCTTTAATCTTCAAATATCTGGAAGTCAAATACAGCAACCTTTGTTTGATACTATTTATCTTTCGCAATTGTTTATTCCGGTGTCAACAACCTCTCAAAATCTTTTGCAAAATCAAGTTTTTGGTTTTAAAGCGAATTTATTAGGAATTAAATTTGAAGGTAAATTTGTAGTTGTATTTTCAGATTATAATTTTGCGAATATTCATGAACTTGAAAATGAAAAAATAATTCTTCAAATTGCAAAAGGTGCAAATGAAAAAACGAAGCAGTATTGGGATAGTATTCGTCCGATTCCTTTAACAAAGGACGAAATTAAGGATTATACATTGAAAGACAGTATTAAATTAATCAGGGAATCGAAATCCTATAAAGATTCCATAGATCATAGAAATAATAAGTTTAATTTTTCAGATCTCTTTTTAGGTTATAGTTATCAAAAAACAATGGATAGGAGTATATTTAGTATAAACTCACCAATTGAATTGTATCATTTTAATCCAATCCAGGGATGGGCTATAGGCTCTGTTCTAAAATTTAGCAAGTATTTAATTGATGCGAATGATTATAACCGGTTTTTTAGTGAAATGAAATTAGATTATGGATTTGCAGAACAAAAATTCAGACCTTCACTTTTATTGCAATATCAGTTTAATACCCGATCGAAATCTTTTATTCAATTAGCTGGTGGTTTAGCTTTATCTGAATTTAATAATTTTGAAAGTTCCAAATTATTTGAGGAATTATCTAATTTACTCATAAAAAAGAACTATTTGAAGTATTATGAAAAGCAGTTTTATTCAATAGCTTATGGGCGTTATTTAAATTTTGATTGGAGGTGGAAATCAAATATTGAATATTCTTATAGATCGGAAGTAGTGAATCATTCAAATTACAGCTGGCGAAAAAAGTCGTTAACATATCAAGCGAATAATCAAGCTGACTATTTTACAGATAGTTTGCATATTTCTAAGCCCCAACATATTCAGTTGACCAATAGTATTGCATGGAATCCTGGCACTAGAGTAGAGATTTCTCCAAATCAGATTAATCTATTGGAATCTGACAACCCTCGGTTTTTTATGACCTATGCTATTGGAAGCTATTTAGCGAAAAAGGAATTTTATCATAAATTTGAATTTTCTGTATCTGATAATTTTAGATTGAGTAAATGGGGTGAATTAAATGCCTTTGTAAAAGTTAATAAAATATTTCATAAACACACTTTAGACAGTCCTGATTTTATTTTTCAACATGAGAATGGATTGTTTTTATATAATAAGCCCAATAGGCTCGATTTTTTTATAGCTTTATATCCTTATGCATATTCTACAGATAGACAATCTGCATCTTGGTTTTTAGAATATGATATGCAAGGTTTTATTTTGGATCGGATTCCTTTAATAAACAGACTTGGATTAAAAGAACTCGTTCGATATGCATCTGTAATGATTCCAAATTCCAATCCATATTCTGAATTGAGTCTCGGATTTGGAAATATTGGTTATAAATTATTTCGCGTATTAAGACTAGATTGGGTTCATAGTTTTTATGGCAGTAGCTATGGAGGATCCTATTTAAAGCTTGGACTACTAACTAATGTTGGAATTGGAAACTAA
- a CDS encoding aminodeoxychorismate/anthranilate synthase component II: MISTCNKILLIDNKDSFTFNLVHLFESLGCKVTISDSFDLKTDCFLDYRQIVFSPGPGLPEDFPVMSHILKSISKETKVLGVCLGHQSIAQYFGAKLFKQDKVQHGQQKRILKSESCQNTSLQYLPESFLVGVYHSWAVVPESIPKDLLITCMSEDQVVMGLKHKYLPLEGVQFHPESFLTNIGSDLVRNWLAL; this comes from the coding sequence GTGATATCCACGTGCAATAAAATTCTATTAATTGATAATAAGGACTCATTTACCTTTAACCTTGTTCATTTGTTCGAATCTTTGGGGTGTAAAGTTACAATATCAGATTCTTTTGATTTGAAAACGGATTGCTTTTTGGATTATCGGCAGATTGTTTTTTCGCCTGGGCCAGGTCTTCCTGAAGACTTTCCCGTGATGTCTCATATTTTAAAGTCGATTTCTAAGGAAACGAAAGTTTTAGGAGTTTGTTTAGGGCATCAATCCATAGCGCAATATTTTGGAGCTAAATTATTTAAGCAGGATAAAGTACAACATGGGCAGCAAAAAAGAATTTTGAAGTCAGAATCTTGTCAAAATACATCTTTGCAATATTTACCTGAAAGTTTTCTTGTTGGTGTTTATCATTCTTGGGCAGTAGTCCCGGAATCTATTCCAAAGGATCTCTTAATTACCTGTATGTCTGAAGATCAGGTTGTTATGGGGTTAAAGCATAAGTATTTACCTTTGGAAGGAGTTCAGTTTCATCCGGAATCATTTTTAACTAATATTGGTTCTGATCTTGTTAGAAATTGGCTAGCCTTATGA
- a CDS encoding aminodeoxychorismate synthase component I: MNAYHLSNQAFVFAINFSKTTGFCLKPYEIPKDYIRFSMNFSEPGLALSKPLQFKIEPIQFIEYQAKFDRIQHQISDGNTYLCNLTQATKINTNLNLEEIYIYSKARHKLFLKDHIVVFSPETFITLNNDIIKTFPIKGTSTLEADPDGSILLNSSKENAEHNTIVDLMRNDLSIVSNHVTVDKLKTLDKIDTHQGAIWQMSSEISGILKPDYSRKAGDLFDKILPAGSISGAPKAKTLDIIHSTEAYDRGFYTGVFGYFDGINLTSSVMIRYIEKTTEGLVYKSGGGITSHSIAEQEYNELIKKVYVPIF; the protein is encoded by the coding sequence ATGAATGCATATCATTTGTCAAATCAAGCATTTGTATTTGCTATTAATTTTTCAAAAACTACAGGTTTTTGTTTAAAACCTTATGAAATACCCAAAGATTATATTCGATTTTCGATGAATTTTTCAGAACCTGGATTAGCTCTATCAAAACCATTGCAATTCAAAATAGAACCCATACAGTTTATAGAATACCAAGCTAAATTTGATAGAATTCAACACCAAATATCGGATGGAAATACATATTTATGCAATTTAACACAAGCCACAAAAATTAATACAAATTTAAATTTAGAGGAAATCTATATTTATAGTAAAGCAAGGCACAAATTATTTTTAAAAGATCATATAGTAGTATTTTCACCAGAAACTTTTATTACTTTAAATAATGATATTATCAAAACATTTCCTATAAAAGGCACTTCCACTTTAGAAGCTGATCCTGACGGTTCGATTTTATTGAATAGCTCAAAAGAAAATGCCGAGCATAATACAATTGTAGATCTCATGAGAAATGATCTTAGCATTGTTTCTAATCATGTGACGGTCGACAAATTGAAAACTTTAGATAAAATAGATACACATCAAGGTGCCATTTGGCAAATGAGTTCTGAAATAAGCGGAATCCTCAAACCTGACTATTCTAGAAAAGCAGGTGATCTCTTTGACAAGATACTACCTGCTGGTTCAATAAGTGGTGCTCCAAAAGCAAAAACACTGGATATTATACATTCTACTGAAGCATACGATAGAGGTTTCTACACAGGTGTATTTGGGTATTTTGATGGAATAAATTTAACAAGTTCTGTCATGATTCGATATATAGAAAAAACAACGGAAGGCTTAGTCTATAAAAGTGGCGGTGGAATAACAAGTCATTCTATTGCTGAACAAGAATATAATGAATTAATAAAAAAGGTATATGTTCCGATTTTTTGA
- a CDS encoding aminotransferase class IV, whose product MFRFFESIAILDNTPRNLYFHQLRVNKTFKYYYPGFEPFHLEYIIFNTQVNKYSKAKLKFSYNETSYKINIIQYVAKVFNTFHLITDNSIEYKFKFIDRSLLDNHLKSYPINDQIMIIKNNLITDTQYSNLVFFDGYRWLTPKNPLLPGTMRASLLADWKIHEEIIELEHFANFHSFKLINAMNTLEESYEYPMDKIQVQKKH is encoded by the coding sequence ATGTTCCGATTTTTTGAAAGCATCGCGATTCTGGATAACACTCCTCGGAATTTATATTTTCATCAATTAAGAGTAAATAAAACATTCAAATACTATTATCCTGGTTTTGAGCCTTTCCACCTTGAATATATAATATTTAATACTCAAGTAAATAAATACTCAAAAGCAAAACTAAAATTCTCTTATAACGAAACATCCTATAAAATTAATATAATTCAATATGTAGCTAAAGTATTTAATACATTTCATTTAATAACTGATAATTCTATCGAGTATAAATTTAAGTTTATCGATCGAAGTCTTCTTGATAATCATTTGAAATCCTATCCGATTAATGATCAAATTATGATCATTAAAAATAATTTAATTACAGATACTCAGTATAGCAATCTGGTTTTCTTTGATGGATATCGTTGGCTAACCCCTAAAAATCCTTTACTACCAGGTACCATGAGAGCATCTTTGTTGGCTGACTGGAAAATACATGAAGAAATTATTGAATTAGAACATTTTGCTAACTTTCACTCTTTCAAACTTATTAATGCGATGAATACTTTAGAAGAAAGCTATGAATATCCTATGGATAAAATTCAAGTACAAAAGAAACATTAA
- a CDS encoding YggS family pyridoxal phosphate-dependent enzyme: MNIQNYYNIRDTIKPFHAKLLVVTKNQTIEDILKLYKAGQREFGENRVQLLKEKKELLPSDIKWHMIGTLQKNKVKSIIQWIEMIHSVDSFELVNTIEKEAKIINKNINILLEVKIANEPSKFGFTPTELLLNLKTNNWIHFKNVKICGLMAMASNTEDQSQINAEFHKLKELFETIKNASLLGTEFTQLSIGMSNDYKIALQNGSTIVRIGSTIFN; the protein is encoded by the coding sequence ATGAATATACAAAATTATTATAATATCCGAGATACTATAAAACCATTCCATGCAAAACTTTTAGTGGTGACAAAAAATCAAACCATAGAAGATATTCTTAAATTATACAAAGCAGGGCAAAGAGAATTTGGAGAGAATCGGGTTCAGCTTCTAAAAGAAAAAAAAGAATTATTACCTTCCGACATAAAATGGCATATGATCGGTACCTTGCAAAAAAATAAAGTTAAATCGATTATTCAATGGATAGAAATGATCCATTCAGTTGATTCTTTCGAGTTAGTTAATACCATTGAGAAAGAAGCAAAAATAATAAATAAAAATATTAACATTTTGCTTGAAGTAAAAATTGCTAATGAACCCAGTAAATTTGGATTTACACCAACAGAATTACTTTTAAATTTAAAGACAAATAATTGGATTCACTTCAAAAATGTTAAAATTTGTGGCCTAATGGCAATGGCAAGTAATACTGAAGATCAAAGCCAGATCAATGCTGAATTTCACAAACTTAAAGAGCTATTTGAAACAATAAAAAACGCATCCCTATTGGGAACAGAATTTACACAACTATCCATTGGCATGTCCAATGATTATAAAATCGCCTTGCAAAATGGGTCTACAATTGTCCGAATTGGGAGTACTATTTTCAATTAA
- a CDS encoding T9SS type A sorting domain-containing protein, which produces MRFYILFLLLFVWISSNSQSMTKINIKDASLEMNAIASMSGYGNLGASQGSKLCAINCTDNLEKRSSILLLNYHHASDLKIGSVLYHKTGSIYVNKAIQVSPDEIFILGTYNDQGSVNLLLIGIVNIKINALINFKLISLESDPNFILNPVDVIYTNNVFYILAETIVEYLSNFNSKIVLIKYDGAKILWSTVYNSVAPVHSETPGMLNLGPNGNLLVSGIFKLSTDNFSRMMLVQCDLNGNPLNLKRIELLSADGSYSHRYGWNFIKAKGTNIHLFSQSIVGRSEPGPVLVTMFDTSLTLRTWRNYNAPIRVESATIDGNYFLFNGQAPVENGFEGFAMMKVNSLNAIVEQFKYFKKELKNVSIATSSASAYDRSNDKIWTMVKPNGSLDNFLILLENPAALSHDCAEDLTSEVFKDPIEIQDIAINGKSLQLQLSDFDCYLKFVTMETAEVCRTTGVKDISNNSISLYPNPITNSLSILSTVTIRNLELLNLNAKVLMNLEVNAHSTVLPISFPSGVYLLRFQMKEGSTEIRKIVVQN; this is translated from the coding sequence ATGAGATTTTATATTTTGTTCTTATTGCTTTTTGTATGGATTTCAAGCAATTCTCAGTCGATGACCAAAATCAATATCAAGGATGCGTCATTGGAAATGAATGCGATAGCAAGTATGAGTGGTTATGGGAATTTAGGTGCATCTCAAGGGTCAAAACTATGTGCTATTAATTGTACTGATAATTTAGAAAAGCGGAGTAGTATTTTATTATTAAATTATCATCATGCTTCCGACCTTAAAATAGGTTCTGTTCTTTATCATAAAACAGGTAGTATTTATGTCAACAAGGCGATTCAAGTAAGTCCGGATGAGATATTTATACTTGGAACCTATAATGATCAGGGTTCTGTTAATTTATTATTGATCGGCATAGTAAATATAAAAATCAATGCACTCATAAATTTTAAATTAATTTCTTTGGAGTCCGATCCTAATTTTATTTTAAATCCAGTAGATGTTATTTACACGAATAATGTATTTTATATTTTAGCCGAAACGATTGTTGAATATTTATCAAATTTTAATAGTAAAATTGTGTTGATAAAATACGATGGAGCTAAGATTCTTTGGTCAACAGTTTATAATAGTGTTGCTCCCGTTCATTCGGAAACTCCAGGTATGTTGAATTTAGGCCCCAATGGAAATTTATTAGTAAGTGGTATATTTAAATTATCTACTGATAATTTTTCCAGGATGATGTTGGTTCAATGTGACCTTAATGGGAATCCATTAAATTTGAAACGTATTGAATTATTAAGTGCAGATGGTTCATATAGCCATCGATATGGTTGGAATTTTATTAAAGCAAAAGGGACTAATATTCATTTGTTTTCTCAATCGATTGTAGGCAGATCTGAGCCAGGTCCGGTTTTAGTTACTATGTTTGATACCTCATTGACTTTAAGAACCTGGAGAAATTATAACGCGCCAATTCGCGTAGAATCTGCAACAATCGATGGAAATTATTTTTTATTTAATGGACAAGCTCCCGTGGAAAATGGTTTTGAAGGTTTTGCAATGATGAAAGTCAATTCTTTAAATGCGATCGTTGAGCAATTTAAATATTTCAAAAAAGAATTAAAGAATGTGAGTATTGCAACGAGTTCAGCTTCAGCGTATGATCGTTCAAATGATAAAATATGGACTATGGTAAAACCTAATGGTTCATTGGACAATTTTCTGATCTTACTTGAAAACCCAGCTGCTTTAAGCCATGATTGCGCTGAAGATCTTACTTCAGAGGTTTTTAAGGATCCAATTGAAATTCAGGATATAGCAATAAATGGAAAATCTTTGCAGCTTCAATTATCTGATTTTGATTGTTATCTTAAATTTGTTACTATGGAAACGGCAGAAGTATGCAGAACTACAGGAGTAAAAGACATTTCCAATAATTCGATCAGTCTTTATCCGAATCCAATTACGAACTCTTTATCTATTTTATCAACAGTTACAATTAGGAATTTAGAACTGCTTAACTTGAATGCTAAAGTATTAATGAATTTAGAAGTGAATGCACATAGTACAGTCTTGCCAATAAGCTTTCCGAGTGGTGTTTATTTACTTCGATTCCAAATGAAGGAAGGATCCACTGAGATTCGTAAAATTGTTGTTCAGAATTAA
- a CDS encoding T9SS type A sorting domain-containing protein → MRVIAIVCISFFSLFNIAYSQILENKNVSFLTIQDKLLENPLSGGVDNAQIGEFDLNQDGINDIVIFDRAGDILIPMLFEVSTKKYRYAPQYKQIFPKIKDWVVFKDYNYDGLMDLFSCAFNTEGIAGIEVYTASLENQKIVFSKFDMKKQFKVLYFPTGGSSSVQIPIDYSDLPSIDDVDGDGDLDILTYEPGNNRVTWFQNVVKERAYSKDTLAFVISDRCYGKFIESGLNAEIKLSGKMDECASFLSPEITTRHAGSTVLSVELNGDSLRDLIIGDLTNNGVIALYNGGTNSQAWMTNQLTYWPAKKDSVNIATFLGAYDVDVDHDGLRDLLIAPNQRSISENANNISYYRNTGKATAPNFELQTRAMFVSEMIDLGSGSDPCFLDYNQDGLTDILVGTEGYFIRSSNLRNARLVLFENIGNKQQPKYKLVDSNYLNFNYFSLGSDAHHSFSPTIGDLDGDGDLDLLVGENQGQFFYCENIAGKNKLFQFNKPIYPFQDLSVRSNSSPFLVDLNRDGLLDIVSGTRLNTNDSNNQACGSFYYFQNMGTKSVPHFDPDYFKPPNTNCLGKVIVNSFSSKSYTSPEVIDFKGTYKLFSGNIFGEIKIIDNVEGNVQGNFSIVDSTYGNVQEGERITLSLADIDDDGILDMVTGNSRGGLGIYTTTFKVDGSVDNINLLKDYVEIYPNPSSGIFKVKNSFLKPIRISILDVVGNLYSSVIVDSMNSYEDHLVSLNSGIYIIKIQTINQLAYVKWIKI, encoded by the coding sequence ATGAGAGTAATTGCAATAGTCTGTATTTCATTTTTTAGCCTGTTTAATATAGCCTACAGCCAGATTTTAGAAAATAAAAATGTTTCTTTTTTAACTATTCAGGACAAACTGTTGGAAAATCCTTTATCAGGGGGTGTCGATAATGCTCAAATTGGAGAGTTTGATCTAAATCAAGATGGAATTAATGATATTGTCATTTTTGATCGGGCTGGTGATATTTTGATTCCTATGCTTTTTGAAGTTTCTACAAAAAAGTATAGATATGCTCCGCAATACAAACAAATATTTCCGAAAATAAAAGATTGGGTCGTTTTTAAAGATTATAATTACGATGGTTTAATGGATCTGTTTAGTTGTGCATTTAACACAGAAGGTATTGCTGGTATTGAAGTATATACTGCTTCTTTAGAAAATCAAAAAATAGTTTTTTCAAAATTTGATATGAAAAAGCAATTTAAAGTTTTGTATTTTCCAACGGGGGGGAGTTCTTCCGTTCAAATACCAATTGATTATTCAGATCTGCCTTCAATTGATGATGTAGACGGAGATGGTGATTTGGATATATTAACCTACGAGCCTGGAAATAATCGGGTAACTTGGTTTCAAAATGTTGTAAAGGAAAGGGCCTATTCAAAAGATACACTTGCTTTTGTTATCTCTGATCGCTGTTATGGAAAATTTATCGAAAGTGGTTTAAATGCTGAAATAAAATTGAGTGGTAAAATGGATGAATGTGCGAGTTTCTTGAGTCCAGAAATTACTACCCGGCATGCTGGTTCTACAGTGCTGAGTGTGGAATTAAATGGAGATTCACTTCGGGATTTGATTATTGGAGACCTTACGAACAATGGAGTAATTGCATTATACAATGGAGGTACAAATTCACAAGCATGGATGACCAATCAATTGACCTATTGGCCAGCTAAAAAAGATTCTGTAAATATTGCTACTTTTTTAGGTGCCTATGATGTAGATGTTGACCATGATGGATTAAGAGATTTGTTGATTGCACCAAATCAAAGATCTATTTCAGAAAATGCAAATAATATTTCGTATTATAGAAATACTGGAAAAGCAACAGCACCCAATTTTGAGTTGCAAACCCGTGCAATGTTTGTTTCTGAGATGATTGATTTAGGTTCTGGGTCAGATCCTTGTTTTTTAGATTATAATCAGGATGGATTAACAGATATATTGGTTGGAACAGAAGGATACTTTATAAGATCCTCAAATTTGCGGAATGCACGGTTAGTGCTTTTTGAAAACATTGGGAATAAACAGCAACCTAAATATAAATTGGTCGATAGTAATTATTTAAATTTCAATTATTTTTCTTTGGGTTCTGATGCTCATCATAGTTTTTCACCTACAATAGGTGATCTGGATGGTGATGGTGACTTAGATTTATTAGTAGGAGAGAATCAAGGTCAATTTTTTTATTGTGAAAACATCGCAGGTAAAAATAAATTATTTCAGTTTAATAAACCGATTTATCCCTTTCAGGATCTATCCGTTCGAAGTAATAGTAGTCCGTTTTTAGTGGATCTTAATCGAGATGGTTTGTTAGATATTGTATCAGGGACAAGGTTAAATACAAACGATTCAAATAATCAGGCATGTGGAAGTTTTTATTATTTTCAAAATATGGGCACTAAATCTGTCCCTCATTTTGATCCCGATTATTTTAAACCGCCCAACACAAATTGTTTGGGTAAGGTAATTGTTAATTCATTTTCTTCCAAATCCTATACCAGTCCTGAAGTAATAGATTTTAAAGGTACCTATAAGCTCTTCTCAGGAAATATATTTGGCGAAATAAAAATTATTGATAATGTAGAAGGCAATGTGCAAGGAAATTTTTCGATTGTAGATTCAACCTATGGAAACGTACAAGAAGGGGAGCGCATAACCCTCAGTTTGGCAGATATTGATGATGATGGTATATTGGATATGGTGACCGGTAACTCAAGAGGAGGTCTTGGCATCTATACAACTACTTTTAAAGTTGATGGAAGTGTGGATAATATTAATTTGCTCAAAGATTATGTTGAAATATATCCGAATCCATCGTCTGGTATATTTAAAGTTAAAAATTCTTTTTTAAAACCTATCCGAATTTCAATTTTAGATGTTGTTGGCAATTTATATTCTTCTGTTATCGTCGATTCCATGAATTCTTATGAAGATCATTTGGTATCTTTAAATAGTGGTATTTATATTATCAAAATTCAAACTATTAATCAATTAGCTTATGTTAAATGGATTAAAATTTAA
- a CDS encoding TlpA family protein disulfide reductase, producing MSHKILLLVLFFNQNIYGHLNAQQSIPVVNTKELLSLINSQDDTLRIFNFWATWCKPCVQELPFFEELNTKRKEGKFVLYLVSLDSKESIQKKLVPFIKKRQLHSTIIVFDGGNPNVWIDQIEPNWTGSIPASLFIYQGNRLFAESPFENLTSIENFINQFKL from the coding sequence ATGTCGCATAAAATTTTACTATTAGTACTTTTCTTTAACCAAAATATATATGGCCATCTAAATGCACAGCAATCAATTCCTGTGGTCAATACTAAAGAATTACTTTCCTTAATAAATTCCCAAGATGACACTTTGAGAATATTTAATTTCTGGGCAACATGGTGCAAGCCTTGTGTTCAAGAATTGCCATTTTTTGAAGAATTAAATACAAAACGTAAAGAAGGTAAATTTGTACTTTATTTAGTAAGTCTTGATTCTAAGGAGAGTATTCAAAAAAAATTAGTCCCGTTTATTAAGAAAAGGCAACTTCATTCTACCATTATTGTATTTGATGGTGGAAATCCAAATGTTTGGATTGATCAAATTGAACCAAATTGGACAGGTTCAATACCAGCTTCCTTATTCATATATCAAGGAAATCGCCTTTTTGCAGAGAGTCCATTTGAGAATTTAACAAGTATTGAAAATTTTATAAATCAATTTAAATTATGA
- a CDS encoding thioredoxin family protein, with product MKNILITLGIFFSLASFLNGQGYQIGQTAEDFSLKNVNEKMVSLADYKAAQGFVIVFTCNHCPYAKMYEKRIIDLHKKYEKKGYSVIAINPNDPEVVPEDSYAEMVKISKKKKYPFVYLLDEGQKVYPKFGATKTPHVYILDKNYVVKYIGAIDDNPKDESAVQIKYVENAIDALIKGSNPDPAVTKAIGCSVKKKA from the coding sequence ATGAAAAATATTTTAATTACTCTAGGAATCTTTTTTTCCTTGGCAAGTTTCCTAAATGGACAAGGTTATCAAATTGGTCAAACAGCTGAAGACTTTAGCTTAAAGAATGTCAACGAGAAAATGGTGAGCTTAGCGGATTACAAGGCTGCTCAAGGTTTTGTTATTGTTTTCACTTGTAATCATTGTCCGTATGCAAAAATGTACGAGAAAAGGATCATCGATTTGCATAAGAAATATGAAAAGAAAGGATATTCGGTAATTGCAATTAATCCGAATGACCCAGAAGTAGTTCCAGAAGATAGTTATGCAGAAATGGTAAAAATTTCAAAGAAGAAAAAATACCCTTTTGTTTATCTATTAGATGAAGGTCAAAAAGTATACCCAAAATTTGGTGCAACCAAAACGCCTCATGTTTATATTTTAGATAAAAACTATGTTGTAAAATATATTGGTGCAATCGATGACAATCCAAAAGATGAATCTGCTGTACAGATTAAATATGTAGAAAATGCAATAGATGCATTAATAAAAGGCTCAAATCCTGATCCAGCGGTTACAAAAGCTATAGGATGCAGTGTAAAAAAGAAAGCATAA